DNA from Candidatus Atribacteria bacterium ADurb.Bin276:
AAAAATCAAAGTAGCTTACTTTCATAAAAACCTTTTGTTAAAATGATAACGGAGGTGAAAATAATGGCTCATAAACTACTCGTAGTTAAAATTGGTGCCCGTTCAAATCAGGCTACCAAAGTACAAGAAGTATTAACTAAGCATGGCTGCAGCATCCGAACTCGATTGGGACTCCATGAAACATCTCCCAATTATTGCGCTGAAGATGGATTAGTTATTCTCGAGTTAGCAGATAATCAAGAGGATATTCAAGCATTAAGAAACGATTTGGAAAAATTATCAGGAGTTACCGCTCAATATCTTGAATTATAAAATAATAAAACCTCATCGTGAAGATGAGGTTTTATTATTCATCTAAATAGTAAATTTTATTGACTCATTATACTTGAAACTGGTCCTATTTGATATCCTCGTTTTTGCAAAGTTTCAATAATCTCTGGTAAAACATCGACAGTTTGAAAAAGACTATGAAGGAGAATTATAGAGCCAGATTTAACATTATTTAAAACATTGTCTAATATAGCTTGTCGGTTGTTGGTATGGAACCAATCTCTTGAATCGACTGTCCAAAGCACAATGCCATAACCGCTCATCCCACAAGCTTTCTTGATATTTTCGTCAATTAAACCTCCCGGTGGTCTAAGGTACAATGGCATCTGACCGGTAGTTTCCACAATACAACTTTCAGCCTTTTCAATATCTTGAAGTAAAACATCAATGGTTTTCCCACCATCCCAGCGGTGAGAATAAGAATGATTTCCTATTTCATGTCCATGACTCACAATTTCTCTGGCTAAGTCAGGATTATTTTTTACTTGGTAACCAACCATAAAAAAGGTTGCCTTGACCCGATAGTTACGCAGTATTTTTAATATCTTTTGAGTATAGATATTGGGAACATCATCAAATGTCAAGGCGACTTTTTTACCAATTCGATAGTTACTGGATAATAGACGAACGCAATTATATCCATAGACCTGATCATCATTCAATCGTAAACCCCAGACTGTTTCTGCAAAGAAACCTACCAGAAAAAAAATCAGAGCAATATTGATCAGGCCTTTTTTATTCATCATATCTTTAATTATAAGATATTATTAATTTTGGTTTCAATGGCCTTTTTAGCTACATAACCTATAATCCGGTCTACTTCTTTTCCTCCATTAAATACAATAAGAGTCGGAATAGCACTAATCCCATAGCGAGCGGCTATTTCACCGCTATCATCGGTATTTAATTTCCCAACTTTTATCTTATCTTTCATATCATGAGCAATTTCCTCAACAACTGGAGCCATCATTCGACAAGGCATACACCAACTTGCCCAGAAGTCAACCAATACCGGTGTAGTTGATTGAAGAACCTCAACATCAAAATTCGCTTTGTTCAGTTCGATAACCGAATCTGCCATTTTATTCACGCCCCTTTTTGCCAATTTTATGTTCTTTCCCACTTACTAACCTTTTGATATTCTCACTGTGTCTTAAAAACACAAGAGCACAGGCGAATATTCCCCACCAAATAATTTCTGGAGGCTTATTAAAAAGATACAAACCTATGGGCATTAAGAGTGCACCGGTCAAAGAACCCAGAGAGGAATAACGACTAATCAATACCATCCCAATCCAAGATAAAAAGCTAATAATCGCAGCTTGATAGGAAAGGTAAAAAAGAATTCCCACCGTTGTAGCAACACCTTTTCCACCCTTAAAACGGAGAAACACCGACCAGTTATGACCTATGACAATCATGAAAACCGCTAAAAACCATAGGAAGGGATTCTGGATAAAACGTGTTGCTAAATAAGCCCCTAAAAAACCTTTTAAAGCATCAGCAATCCCAGCTAATAATGCCGGAGTAAATCCTAATACTCGAGAAACATTGGTAGCGCCGATATTCCCGCTCCCATATTTCCGAATATCTATCCCCCTAAGCAACCATCCAATAATCACCCCAAATGGAAGCGATCCGATGAGATAATTAATCCCTATAATCCACCATCCAGACATGATAGTTACTCCTTAAATTTTCCAAAAACCAAAGAACCATTATGCCCTCCAAATCCAAATGAGTTAGAAATTGCATTGCGAATTTCCATTTTTTGGGCTTTTTGGGGAACATAGTCTAAATCGCAATCTTCATCTTTTTCTTCAAGGTTGATAGTTGGATGGATAGTATGGTGATATATCCCCAAGACAGTTGCTGCTGCTTCCATAGCCCCAGCTGCTCCTAAAAGATGACCGGTCATAGATTTGGTTGAACTAATTTTTAATTGATACGCTCTATCGGCAAAAACCTTTTTAATTGCCAGTGATTCCATCTTATCATTTAACGGTGTTGATGTTCCATGAGCATTGATATAATCGATATCCTCAATCCGAAGTCCGGCGTCATGAATGGCATAAAGCATAGAACGAGCCGCTCCTTCACCTTCTGGATCGGGTGCAGTTATGTGGTAAGCATCACAGCTGGCACCATATCCTTTCAACTCAGCATAGATCGTAGCACTTCTCCGCTCTGCTGATTC
Protein-coding regions in this window:
- the pgdA_3 gene encoding Peptidoglycan-N-acetylglucosamine deacetylase — protein: MMNKKGLINIALIFFLVGFFAETVWGLRLNDDQVYGYNCVRLLSSNYRIGKKVALTFDDVPNIYTQKILKILRNYRVKATFFMVGYQVKNNPDLAREIVSHGHEIGNHSYSHRWDGGKTIDVLLQDIEKAESCIVETTGQMPLYLRPPGGLIDENIKKACGMSGYGIVLWTVDSRDWFHTNNRQAILDNVLNNVKSGSIILLHSLFQTVDVLPEIIETLQKRGYQIGPVSSIMSQ
- the trxA_1 gene encoding Thioredoxin translates to MADSVIELNKANFDVEVLQSTTPVLVDFWASWCMPCRMMAPVVEEIAHDMKDKIKVGKLNTDDSGEIAARYGISAIPTLIVFNGGKEVDRIIGYVAKKAIETKINNIL
- the plsY gene encoding putative glycerol-3-phosphate acyltransferase, producing the protein MSGWWIIGINYLIGSLPFGVIIGWLLRGIDIRKYGSGNIGATNVSRVLGFTPALLAGIADALKGFLGAYLATRFIQNPFLWFLAVFMIVIGHNWSVFLRFKGGKGVATTVGILFYLSYQAAIISFLSWIGMVLISRYSSLGSLTGALLMPIGLYLFNKPPEIIWWGIFACALVFLRHSENIKRLVSGKEHKIGKKGRE